The nucleotide sequence GGACGCGGAGCTGCTGCCGCAGTGCCTGCGCGCGCTCGGCCTGGACCCGTCCATGACTGCCGCGCAGGCCTCCGAGCATCCCGCGGTGATCGAGCACGTGCAGGAGATCGTGGACTTCGCCAACCGCCGCGTCTCCCGGGCCGAGGGAATCAGCGCGTTCCAGATCCTGCCCGTCGACTTCACACCGGCTTCGGGGCACCTCACGCCCTCGCTGAAGCTGCGCCGCGCGGTGATCCTGCAGGACTTCGCCGAGCAGATCGAGGAGATCTACTCCCGGCCCGCTCCGGCCCCTCGCCAGGAGATGACGCGCGAGCGCGCCGCCCAGCTGCGCGAGGAGCTGCGCGGTCTGCGAGAGCGCGTCCGGGAGTCGTCGGAGGCCTCCCTCGAGCGGCTGCGCGAGCTGCGGCTCGGCTCCCAGGAGGTCGAGGACGACGGCGCTGGTCAGCGCCGTGGGGAGGGTCCGCAGGGCGGCTAGGCTGGGCCGATGCCCTCGCCCGCCGGATCCTTCCTCAGCCCAGAGCGTCTTCGGCGGGCCCGTCTGGGCGCGGCCCTGCTGTTCCTGGTCAATGGAGCGGTCTTCGCCAATCTCCTGCCGCGCCTGCCGCAGATCAAGGACGCCTTCGAGCTGTCGAACTCGGTCTACGGCTTCGTGGTGATCGCCTTCCCGCTGGGGTCGCTGCTGGCAGGCACGGCACCGGCTCCCATCATGCGGCGATGGGGCTCGGGGCGCACTGCGGTCATGGGCTCCGTGGCCATCGCACTCATGATCCTGCTCGCCGGCGTCTCCGGAGGAATCGGCGGCGGCCTGCTGGTGCTGCTGGCCTACATCGTGCCCCTGATGCTCGCAGGCATGCTCGATGCCATCACCGACACCGCTCAGAATGCGCAGGCCCTGGACGTCCAGCGCGCCATGGGCCGCTCGATCCTCAACTCCATGCACGCCCTGTGGAGTCTCGGCTCCGTGATCGGCGGGCTGATGGGCACGGCTGCCCTGGCGCTGCAGGTGCCCCTGGCCCTGCATCTGACGATCAGCGGCATCCTCTTCTCCGCCGTGGCGGTCTTCGCCGGGACCCGGGTGCTCACCATGGAGGAGGTCGCCCGGGTGCGACCTATCGCCGAGTCGTCCGCGCAGCAGGACGCCTCGTCGGCGGACGGCCCCGAGCCGGCCCAGGACCTGCCCGGGCTGTCCGAGCAGGACGCGCCGGGGGTGGCGGCTGCCGCACACGAGCCGTCATCGGGGGCGGCCTCGGCTGCGACGGCGTCGCCGGGCAGCGCCGGGCCCGCCCGCCGCGCGGTGCTGATGCTGCTGCTGATCTCGGTCGTGTCGATCACCGGCGTGATGGTCGAGGATCTGGGGCAGAACTGGTCGGCCCTGTACCTGAGCCAGGTCCTGGAGGCCTCGGCCACGATGGCCGGGCTGGGCCTGGTGGCGCTGATGTGCGCCCAGTTCATCGGCCGCCTGCTGGGCGATCGCATGGTCGATCGGCTGGGGCACGTGACCATGGCGCGCCTGGGGGCAGTGGGGATCGCGGCCGGCCTGGGCCTGGTCGTCGCCGCTCCGG is from Kocuria palustris and encodes:
- a CDS encoding MFS transporter, encoding MPSPAGSFLSPERLRRARLGAALLFLVNGAVFANLLPRLPQIKDAFELSNSVYGFVVIAFPLGSLLAGTAPAPIMRRWGSGRTAVMGSVAIALMILLAGVSGGIGGGLLVLLAYIVPLMLAGMLDAITDTAQNAQALDVQRAMGRSILNSMHALWSLGSVIGGLMGTAALALQVPLALHLTISGILFSAVAVFAGTRVLTMEEVARVRPIAESSAQQDASSADGPEPAQDLPGLSEQDAPGVAAAAHEPSSGAASAATASPGSAGPARRAVLMLLLISVVSITGVMVEDLGQNWSALYLSQVLEASATMAGLGLVALMCAQFIGRLLGDRMVDRLGHVTMARLGAVGIAAGLGLVVAAPAPAAAVAGFFLAGLGSATLVPSAYHAADLVPGLRPGTGLAVVSWLMRGAFLSLSPFVGVVSDALGLRLASLVIPVAAVLAVLAAGHLRQHART